One genomic segment of Bacteroides caccae includes these proteins:
- a CDS encoding efflux RND transporter periplasmic adaptor subunit, giving the protein MKKSIQLVALLLTVVMGSCTGGKDKAATEHVVEKPKVKVADVKARPVDQIQEYTATVEAEAKNNIAPSSPVRIDQIFVEVGDRVSKGQKLVQMDAANLKQTKLQLDNQEIEFNRMDELYKVGGASKSEWDASKMQLDVQRTAYKNLLENTSLVSPINGVVTARNYDNGDMYSGGNPVLVVEQITPVKLMINVSESYFTQVKKGEPVDVKLDVYGDEIFKGTINLIYPTIDAATRTFPIEIKLDNRDQRVRPGMFARATLNFGTADNVVVPDLAIVKQAGSGDRYVYVYKDGKVSYNKVELGRRMGTEYELKSGVPNNSQVVVAGQARLANGVEVEVEK; this is encoded by the coding sequence ATGAAAAAAAGTATCCAATTAGTAGCCCTGCTGTTAACCGTGGTTATGGGCTCATGTACGGGTGGAAAAGATAAAGCTGCTACGGAACACGTGGTTGAGAAGCCCAAAGTAAAGGTGGCCGATGTGAAAGCCCGTCCCGTAGACCAGATTCAGGAATATACGGCAACAGTAGAGGCGGAAGCGAAGAACAACATCGCACCTTCATCTCCTGTGCGTATCGACCAGATTTTTGTAGAAGTGGGCGACCGTGTATCCAAAGGTCAGAAATTGGTACAAATGGACGCAGCCAATCTGAAACAGACAAAATTGCAACTGGACAATCAGGAAATAGAATTCAACCGTATGGACGAACTGTACAAGGTCGGCGGTGCATCCAAATCAGAATGGGATGCTTCGAAAATGCAGCTCGACGTACAGCGCACAGCCTATAAGAATCTGTTGGAAAACACTTCTTTAGTAAGTCCTATTAATGGGGTTGTCACAGCCCGCAACTATGACAACGGAGATATGTATAGCGGTGGAAATCCTGTGCTGGTAGTAGAACAGATCACTCCGGTGAAACTCATGATTAATGTATCTGAGAGCTACTTCACGCAAGTGAAGAAAGGTGAGCCGGTAGATGTAAAACTGGATGTATACGGTGACGAGATATTTAAAGGTACCATTAATCTGATTTATCCGACTATCGACGCTGCAACCCGTACTTTCCCGATAGAGATCAAGCTGGACAACAGAGATCAGCGTGTTCGTCCGGGAATGTTTGCCCGTGCAACGCTAAACTTCGGTACGGCCGACAATGTCGTTGTTCCCGATCTTGCTATCGTGAAGCAAGCCGGTTCAGGTGACCGTTATGTGTATGTTTACAAAGACGGCAAAGTATCTTATAATAAGGTAGAGCTGGGTAGACGTATGGGAACGGAGTATGAGTTGAAATCCGGTGTGCCCAATAATTCGCAGGTAGTCGTTGCCGGTCAGGCACGTTTGGCGAATGGCGTGGAAGTAGAAGTAGAAAAATAA
- a CDS encoding RNA polymerase sigma factor, with protein MPHKEDDISYLLSQISEGNSSCFEKMYKRYFKKCYSIALYFVQSTSSAEDVLSDVFLTLWHKRENLKDVKDWDSYLFITTKNHAITFLEKNRQDNLSSIDQIIIEIPGNDLTPEEKLLKKDMEECMQQAIRQLPEKTRIVYCMAKEDHMSYKQISEALDISERTVNTHMTTAIRRLTENLQKYFR; from the coding sequence ATGCCACATAAAGAGGATGACATTAGTTATCTATTAAGTCAAATTAGTGAGGGTAACTCCTCCTGCTTTGAAAAAATGTACAAGCGGTACTTCAAAAAATGCTATTCTATTGCATTATATTTCGTTCAGTCCACTTCTTCGGCCGAAGATGTACTGTCCGACGTCTTTCTCACTCTATGGCATAAACGTGAGAACTTGAAGGATGTGAAAGATTGGGATTCTTACTTATTTATAACAACCAAGAATCATGCTATCACATTTTTGGAGAAAAACCGTCAGGATAACTTAAGTTCTATTGACCAAATCATCATAGAGATACCGGGAAACGACCTCACGCCGGAAGAAAAGTTACTCAAGAAAGATATGGAAGAATGTATGCAGCAAGCTATCCGGCAACTGCCTGAGAAAACCAGAATTGTTTATTGTATGGCAAAAGAAGACCACATGAGCTATAAACAAATCAGTGAAGCGCTGGATATATCCGAAAGGACTGTCAATACACACATGACTACAGCTATTCGCAGACTGACGGAAAACCTGCAAAAATACTTTAGATAA
- a CDS encoding SGNH/GDSL hydrolase family protein, producing the protein MEIIKNYLKYSLWLVLTVFVALFGLHWLPAITIDGHTMRRVDILGDLRYPEPETAVADSDSIPLPPVIKPAFVDTCRAGMTCIEDYSDSTQRGMAPFYEALDRLSSSSSDSDADDKLVRIAVFGDSFIEADIMTADLREMFQKRFGGCGVGFVTITSMTSGYRPTVRHTFGGWSSHSVMDTVYFDRKKQGISGHYFIPRSGAYVELRGQNKYASLLDTCQQASIFFYNRDSVQLSARVNRGESRSYSLGASGHLQKIQVNGRIGSIRWSVDRADSTLFYGLAMDGKQGIILDNFSLRGSSGLSLRGIPKQMLRQFNEQRPYDLIILEYGLNVATERGRNYDNYQKGLLTAINHLKKCFPQAGILLLSVGDRDYKTETGDLRTMPGVKNLIRYQQNIAAESGIAFWNMFEAMGGEGSMAKLVHAKPSMANYDYTHINFRGGKHLAGLLYETLIYGKEQYDRRRAYEKE; encoded by the coding sequence ATGGAGATTATAAAGAATTATTTGAAATATTCGTTATGGCTTGTGCTGACTGTGTTTGTCGCCTTATTCGGGCTTCATTGGCTTCCGGCTATAACGATCGACGGACACACGATGAGGCGCGTCGATATCCTGGGTGACCTCCGTTATCCGGAACCGGAAACGGCAGTAGCCGACTCGGACAGCATTCCCTTGCCTCCTGTCATAAAACCGGCTTTTGTGGATACCTGCCGTGCCGGCATGACTTGCATCGAAGATTATAGTGACTCTACCCAGCGCGGTATGGCTCCTTTTTATGAAGCCCTCGACCGCCTTTCATCTTCTTCTTCTGATTCTGATGCGGATGATAAACTTGTCCGTATCGCTGTATTCGGTGATTCTTTTATAGAAGCGGATATTATGACAGCTGACTTACGTGAAATGTTCCAAAAACGTTTCGGAGGCTGCGGGGTAGGTTTCGTTACAATTACTTCCATGACAAGCGGTTACCGTCCTACGGTGCGGCATACATTCGGCGGTTGGTCCAGTCATTCGGTAATGGATACGGTATACTTCGACCGGAAGAAACAAGGCATCTCCGGCCATTATTTTATTCCTCGTAGCGGGGCGTATGTTGAGTTGCGGGGACAGAATAAATACGCTTCTCTGCTTGATACCTGCCAACAGGCTTCTATCTTCTTCTATAACAGAGATTCCGTGCAACTCTCCGCCCGTGTGAACCGGGGAGAAAGCCGGAGCTATTCTTTAGGTGCTTCCGGCCATCTGCAAAAAATACAGGTGAACGGGCGTATCGGTTCCATACGCTGGTCGGTGGACCGTGCAGATTCTACTCTTTTCTATGGATTGGCAATGGACGGAAAGCAGGGAATCATTCTCGATAACTTCTCGCTGCGCGGCAGTTCGGGTTTGTCCTTGCGTGGCATTCCGAAGCAGATGTTGAGGCAGTTCAACGAGCAACGTCCTTATGATTTGATCATTCTTGAATATGGATTGAATGTAGCTACCGAGCGTGGCCGGAACTATGACAACTATCAAAAGGGATTACTTACGGCTATCAACCATTTGAAAAAGTGTTTCCCGCAAGCGGGAATTTTATTGCTGAGTGTCGGCGACCGGGACTATAAAACCGAAACCGGTGACCTCCGTACTATGCCGGGAGTAAAGAACTTGATTCGTTATCAGCAGAATATTGCTGCTGAAAGTGGTATCGCTTTCTGGAATATGTTTGAGGCTATGGGAGGAGAGGGAAGTATGGCGAAACTGGTACACGCCAAACCTTCAATGGCGAACTACGATTATACACATATCAACTTCCGTGGTGGCAAACATCTGGCGGGATTGCTATATGAGACATTGATATACGGTAAGGAACAATACGACAGGAGGCGTGCTTATGAGAAAGAGTAA
- a CDS encoding PG0541 family transporter-associated protein, with protein MKSVLITFDQAYYERIMALLDRLGCRGFTYLEKVQGRGSKTGDPHFGSHAWPSMCSAILTVVDDSKVDPLLDTLHKMDLQTEQLGLRAFVWNIERTI; from the coding sequence ATGAAATCAGTATTAATAACATTCGACCAGGCTTATTACGAACGAATCATGGCGTTGCTCGACCGTTTGGGTTGCCGCGGATTTACTTACCTCGAAAAGGTACAGGGACGTGGCTCCAAGACTGGTGACCCGCATTTTGGAAGCCATGCATGGCCTAGTATGTGTTCGGCTATCCTTACGGTGGTCGATGACAGTAAAGTAGACCCGTTGTTGGATACACTGCACAAAATGGATTTGCAGACTGAACAGTTGGGATTACGTGCATTTGTATGGAATATTGAACGGACGATCTGA
- a CDS encoding SGNH/GDSL hydrolase family protein: protein MRKSKHLPGFILILTLIGILGAPFSLSELAAQDRIPACPPPGKKQKTIKPLREMNWANDTISVQFSFPAAFRGMGRNEIVDSIALLTPVFERLRQVRAGLSEDTVRIVHIGDSHVRGHIYPQTTGARLIETFGAVSYIDKGVNGATCLTFTHPDRIAEIAALKPELLILSFGTNESHNRRYNVNVHYNQMDELVKLLQDSLPNVSILLTTPPGSYESFRQRRRRRTYAVNPRTATASETIRRYAKEHRLLVWDMYDVVGGKRRACVNWTEAKLMRPDHVHYLPEGYILQGNLLYQALINAYNDYVSH from the coding sequence ATGAGAAAGAGTAAACACCTGCCCGGTTTCATTCTCATCCTTACGCTTATAGGAATATTGGGCGCCCCCTTCTCTCTTTCGGAGTTGGCGGCACAAGACCGGATTCCCGCCTGCCCCCCTCCCGGAAAGAAACAGAAAACAATCAAACCCTTGAGGGAGATGAACTGGGCGAATGATACTATCTCTGTACAGTTTTCTTTCCCTGCCGCTTTCCGCGGAATGGGAAGAAATGAGATTGTCGACAGCATTGCTTTATTGACTCCCGTATTTGAACGGCTCCGCCAGGTGCGTGCCGGATTGTCGGAAGATACGGTCCGTATTGTTCATATCGGCGATAGCCATGTGCGTGGACATATCTATCCGCAGACTACGGGTGCCCGATTGATAGAAACATTCGGAGCAGTCTCCTACATAGACAAGGGAGTGAACGGTGCTACTTGCCTTACTTTTACTCATCCGGACCGTATCGCCGAGATTGCCGCCCTGAAACCCGAACTGTTGATTCTCTCTTTCGGCACAAACGAGAGTCACAACCGGCGCTATAATGTCAATGTACATTATAACCAAATGGACGAACTTGTTAAATTATTGCAGGATAGCCTTCCTAACGTATCTATTTTACTGACTACCCCTCCCGGTTCTTACGAAAGTTTCCGGCAACGGCGGAGACGCCGCACTTACGCTGTCAATCCCCGCACGGCAACAGCGTCCGAAACCATTCGGCGTTATGCCAAAGAACACCGTCTGCTGGTATGGGATATGTACGATGTAGTGGGTGGTAAACGTCGTGCTTGTGTCAACTGGACGGAAGCCAAACTGATGCGTCCCGATCACGTGCATTATCTGCCCGAGGGATATATCCTGCAAGGAAATTTATTATACCAGGCCTTAATCAACGCTTATAATGACTATGTTTCCCATTGA
- a CDS encoding efflux RND transporter permease subunit: MSLYEGAVKKPIMTSLCFLAVVIFGLFSLSKLPIDLYPDIDTNTIMVMTAYPGASASDIENNVTRPLENTLNAVSNLKHITSRSSENMSLITLEFEFGNDIDVLTNDVRDKLDMVSSQLPDDVENPIIFKFSTDMIPIVLLSVQAKESQSALYKILDDRVVNPLARIPGVGTVSISGAPQREIQVYCDPNKLEAYNLSIETISSIIGAENKNIPGGNFDIGSETYSLRVEGEFDDSRQLADVVVGTHNGANIFLRDVARIVDTVEERAQETYNNGVQGAMIVVQKQSGANSVEISRKVEEALPRLQKNLPSDVKLGVIVDTSDNILNTIDSLAETVMYALLFVVIVVFLFLGRWRATLIICITIPLSLIASFIYLAISGNTINIISLSSLSIAIGMVVDDAIVVLENVTTHIERGSDPKQAAVHGTNEVAISVIASTLTMIAVFFPLTMVSGMSGVLFKQLGWMMCAIMFISTVAALSLTPMLCSQLLRLQKKPSKMFKLFFTPIEKALDALDTWYAKMLNWAVRHRPIVIVGCIAFFIVSLLCAKGIGTEFFPAQDNARIAVQLELPIGTRKEIAQELSEKLTNQWMTKYKDIMKVCNYTVGQADSDNTWASMQDNGSHIISFNISLVDPGDRDITLEAVCDEMREDLKGYPEFSKAQVILGGSNTGMSAQASADFEVYGYDMTVTDSVAARLKRELLKVKGVTEVNISRSDYQPEYQVDFDREKLAMHGLNLATAGNYLRNRINGAVASKYREDGDEYDIKVRYAPEFRTSLESLENILIYNAQGQSVRVKDVGKVVERFAPPTIERKDRERIVTVSAVISGAPLGDVVAAGNKVIDKMDLPGEVTIQISGSYEDQQDSFRDLGTLGILIVILVFIVMAAQFESLTYPFIIMFSLPFAFSGVLMALFFTGSTLSVMSLLGGIMLIGIVVKNGIVLIDYITLCRERGMAVINSVVTSGKSRLRPVLMTTATTVLGMIPMAIGGGQGSEMWSPMAIAVIGGLTVSTVLTLVLIPTLYCVFAGTGIKNRRRKLRRQRELDVYFQDHKDEIIKK, translated from the coding sequence ATGAGTTTATACGAAGGTGCGGTTAAGAAACCGATTATGACCTCCCTCTGCTTTCTGGCAGTGGTGATCTTTGGCCTTTTCTCTTTGTCCAAGTTACCTATCGACTTGTATCCGGATATTGATACGAATACAATCATGGTAATGACTGCTTATCCGGGGGCAAGTGCCTCGGATATAGAAAATAATGTGACTCGCCCGTTGGAAAATACGTTGAACGCGGTGAGCAACCTGAAACATATTACCTCCCGTTCTTCAGAGAATATGTCATTGATAACACTGGAGTTCGAGTTTGGTAATGATATAGACGTCCTGACGAATGATGTACGTGACAAGCTTGACATGGTAAGTTCACAGCTTCCCGACGATGTCGAGAATCCGATTATCTTCAAGTTCAGTACGGATATGATTCCTATCGTACTGCTTTCCGTCCAGGCGAAAGAGAGCCAGTCGGCACTTTATAAAATTCTGGACGACCGCGTGGTGAATCCCTTGGCACGTATTCCCGGTGTGGGTACAGTATCTATCAGTGGTGCACCTCAGCGTGAGATCCAAGTATACTGTGACCCCAATAAACTGGAAGCATACAACTTGAGTATCGAAACGATCAGTTCCATTATCGGGGCTGAAAATAAGAACATTCCCGGGGGTAACTTCGATATCGGTAGCGAGACATATTCGTTGCGTGTAGAAGGAGAGTTTGATGATTCCCGCCAGTTGGCAGATGTAGTGGTTGGCACGCATAATGGAGCCAATATCTTTCTACGTGACGTTGCCCGTATCGTCGATACAGTAGAGGAGCGTGCGCAGGAAACCTATAACAACGGTGTGCAGGGAGCTATGATTGTTGTTCAGAAACAATCGGGTGCCAATTCGGTAGAAATTTCCCGCAAGGTAGAAGAGGCACTTCCCCGTTTGCAGAAAAACTTGCCGAGTGACGTGAAGCTGGGAGTGATTGTCGATACGTCTGACAATATCTTGAACACGATTGATAGTTTGGCGGAAACCGTAATGTATGCTTTGCTGTTCGTTGTCATTGTCGTGTTCCTTTTCCTGGGACGCTGGCGTGCAACCTTGATTATCTGTATCACGATTCCGCTTTCGTTGATTGCCTCCTTTATTTATCTGGCTATTTCCGGGAATACGATTAATATTATCTCGCTTTCGTCCCTTTCTATTGCTATCGGTATGGTGGTGGATGATGCGATTGTGGTACTCGAAAACGTGACAACGCATATTGAGCGTGGTTCCGATCCGAAACAGGCGGCTGTGCACGGTACGAATGAGGTGGCTATTTCCGTAATCGCTTCTACGTTGACAATGATTGCCGTGTTCTTCCCTTTGACAATGGTAAGCGGTATGTCCGGTGTACTTTTCAAACAGTTGGGTTGGATGATGTGTGCGATCATGTTTATTTCCACCGTGGCGGCATTGTCATTGACGCCGATGCTCTGTTCGCAGTTGCTCCGTTTACAGAAGAAACCGTCGAAGATGTTCAAACTCTTTTTCACTCCGATAGAGAAGGCGCTGGACGCACTCGATACTTGGTATGCAAAGATGTTGAACTGGGCGGTTCGTCATCGTCCCATTGTTATCGTGGGATGTATTGCTTTCTTCATTGTCAGCTTGCTGTGTGCAAAGGGGATCGGTACGGAATTCTTCCCCGCACAGGATAATGCCCGTATTGCCGTACAGCTTGAGTTGCCGATTGGTACGCGTAAAGAGATAGCGCAGGAACTTTCGGAGAAACTGACGAATCAGTGGATGACCAAGTATAAGGATATTATGAAAGTATGTAACTATACAGTTGGTCAGGCTGACTCCGATAATACATGGGCTTCCATGCAGGACAACGGTTCCCACATTATATCTTTCAACATCAGTTTGGTGGACCCGGGCGATCGTGACATTACCCTGGAGGCAGTCTGCGATGAAATGCGTGAAGACTTGAAAGGATATCCGGAGTTCAGTAAGGCTCAGGTAATCCTTGGAGGTAGTAATACAGGTATGTCTGCTCAGGCAAGTGCCGACTTTGAGGTATACGGATATGATATGACGGTGACCGATAGTGTGGCAGCCCGTTTGAAACGCGAACTGCTGAAAGTGAAGGGCGTGACTGAAGTTAACATCAGCCGTAGCGATTACCAGCCGGAATATCAGGTTGACTTCGACCGTGAGAAACTGGCTATGCATGGGTTGAACCTTGCGACAGCCGGTAACTATTTGCGTAATCGTATCAACGGTGCAGTTGCTTCCAAATACCGTGAAGATGGGGATGAATATGATATCAAGGTGCGTTATGCTCCGGAATTCCGTACAAGTTTGGAGAGTCTGGAGAATATCCTTATTTACAATGCACAGGGACAATCTGTTCGTGTGAAAGATGTCGGAAAGGTAGTCGAACGTTTTGCGCCTCCTACCATTGAACGTAAAGACCGTGAACGTATTGTGACTGTTTCTGCCGTAATCTCCGGTGCTCCGTTGGGAGATGTAGTTGCTGCCGGTAACAAGGTGATTGATAAAATGGACCTTCCGGGTGAAGTGACGATTCAGATTTCCGGGTCGTACGAAGATCAGCAGGATTCGTTCCGCGATTTGGGTACACTCGGTATCCTGATTGTTATCCTTGTATTTATCGTAATGGCGGCACAGTTCGAATCATTGACTTATCCGTTCATTATCATGTTCTCTTTGCCGTTTGCGTTTAGTGGTGTCTTAATGGCATTGTTCTTCACGGGCAGTACGTTGAGTGTAATGAGTTTGTTGGGAGGAATCATGTTGATTGGTATTGTGGTGAAGAACGGTATCGTGCTCATTGACTACATTACTCTCTGTCGAGAGCGAGGCATGGCGGTGATAAACTCTGTGGTGACATCTGGTAAGAGTCGTCTCCGTCCGGTATTGATGACTACTGCGACAACCGTTTTGGGTATGATCCCTATGGCTATCGGCGGCGGACAGGGTTCCGAAATGTGGAGTCCGATGGCAATCGCCGTAATCGGTGGTTTGACGGTATCTACCGTATTGACCTTGGTTCTGATTCCGACCTTGTATTGCGTATTTGCAGGAACAGGTATCAAGAACCGTCGTCGTAAACTTCGTCGTCAACGCGAATTAGATGTTTACTTCCAGGACCACAAAGATGAAATTATAAAGAAATAA
- a CDS encoding aldo/keto reductase: MDNSFAYQPATERYERMQYKYCGRSGLKLPLISLGLWHNFGSVDDFTMATDMIKYAFDHGITHFDLANNYGPVPGSAETNFGRILRENFQGYRDEMIISSKAGHEMWAGPYGGNSSRKNLMASIDQSLRRTGLEYFDIFYTHRYDGVTPVEETIQALIDIVKRGKALYIGISKYPPEQARIAYEMLAKAGVPCLISQYRYSMFDRAVEAEILPFAAASGSGFIAFSPLAQGLLTDKYLNGIPEHSRAARSSGFLQRSQVTPEKIEAARQLNEIAHRRGQTLAEMALAWVLRDERMTSVIVGASSVNQLADNLKALEHLEFTSEELAEIEQILSRMIL, encoded by the coding sequence ATGGATAATTCATTCGCTTATCAGCCGGCAACCGAACGTTACGAACGGATGCAGTATAAATATTGTGGTCGGAGTGGTCTGAAACTACCTCTTATTTCTTTAGGATTATGGCATAACTTCGGCAGTGTAGATGACTTCACCATGGCAACCGATATGATAAAGTATGCTTTCGATCACGGTATTACTCATTTCGATTTGGCAAACAACTACGGTCCTGTTCCCGGAAGTGCCGAAACAAACTTCGGGCGGATTCTAAGAGAGAACTTTCAGGGGTATCGCGATGAAATGATTATCTCTTCCAAAGCCGGACATGAAATGTGGGCAGGACCTTATGGCGGTAACAGTTCCCGTAAAAATCTGATGGCAAGTATTGATCAAAGTCTCCGTCGTACAGGATTGGAGTATTTCGATATCTTTTATACTCATCGTTATGACGGAGTCACTCCGGTGGAAGAAACGATTCAGGCATTGATTGATATCGTGAAGCGAGGTAAGGCTCTTTATATCGGAATATCCAAGTATCCTCCCGAACAAGCACGTATTGCTTATGAAATGTTGGCGAAGGCCGGTGTTCCCTGTCTGATTAGCCAATACCGGTATAGTATGTTCGATCGGGCGGTTGAGGCCGAAATCCTTCCATTTGCTGCAGCATCCGGTTCCGGTTTTATCGCCTTCTCTCCTTTGGCGCAGGGATTATTGACGGACAAATACCTGAATGGTATCCCGGAACATTCGCGGGCTGCCCGTTCTTCCGGTTTCCTGCAACGCTCGCAGGTGACACCGGAGAAAATAGAAGCTGCCCGGCAACTGAATGAAATAGCCCATCGCCGTGGGCAGACGTTGGCTGAAATGGCGTTGGCATGGGTACTGAGAGATGAACGAATGACGTCGGTGATAGTAGGAGCTAGTTCCGTGAATCAGTTGGCTGATAACCTGAAAGCATTGGAGCATTTGGAGTTTACGTCCGAAGAGTTAGCTGAAATAGAGCAAATATTATCCAGAATGATTTTATAG
- a CDS encoding MBOAT family O-acyltransferase, giving the protein MFPIDIDFSRIKEVLTYDPQAPMIFSSGIFLWLFTAFLVVYVLLQHKHTARILFVTLFSYYFYYKSSGTYFFLLALVTVCDFFLAQLMARAEGYWKRKGLVVLSLSVNLGLLAYFKYTNFLGGVIASLMGGEFTALDIFLPVGISFFTFQSLSYTIDVYRKDIKPLTSLLDYAFYVSFFPQLVAGPIVRARDFIPQIRKPLFVSQEMFGRGIFLIFSGLFKKAIISDYISVNFVERIFDNPTLYSGVENLMGVYGYALQIYCDFSGYSDMAIGIALLLGFHFNLNFNSPYKSASITEFWRRWHISLSSWLKDYLYISLGGNRKGKFRQYLNLIITMFLGGLWHGASWNFVLWGTFHGIALALHKMWMSITGRKKGEQSHGWRRVFGVIITFHFVCFCWIFFRNADFQNSMDMLKQIVTTFRPQLFPQLLEGYWKVFALMLLGFLLHFAPDSWEDAVCRGVIRLPFVGKALMLVVLIYVVIQMKSSEIQPFIYFQF; this is encoded by the coding sequence ATGTTTCCCATTGATATAGATTTCAGCCGGATCAAAGAGGTGCTTACTTATGACCCGCAGGCACCGATGATATTCAGTAGCGGCATCTTCCTTTGGTTGTTTACCGCTTTCCTGGTGGTGTATGTGCTGTTGCAGCATAAACACACTGCCCGCATCCTGTTTGTCACCCTCTTTTCTTATTACTTCTATTATAAGAGTAGCGGCACCTACTTCTTCCTGCTTGCTCTTGTCACGGTTTGCGATTTCTTTTTGGCGCAGCTCATGGCGCGTGCCGAAGGCTATTGGAAGCGTAAAGGGCTGGTAGTTTTGAGTCTTAGTGTCAATCTGGGACTTCTCGCTTATTTCAAATATACGAATTTCCTGGGCGGAGTGATTGCTTCCCTTATGGGAGGGGAGTTTACGGCACTTGATATATTCCTGCCTGTAGGGATCTCATTCTTTACTTTCCAGTCGTTGAGTTATACGATCGACGTTTATCGGAAAGATATAAAACCATTGACAAGTCTGTTGGACTATGCCTTCTATGTGTCTTTCTTTCCGCAATTGGTAGCAGGACCTATCGTTCGTGCCCGCGATTTTATTCCCCAAATCCGGAAACCCCTCTTTGTGTCGCAGGAAATGTTCGGACGGGGAATCTTCCTGATTTTCTCCGGTTTGTTTAAGAAAGCAATCATCTCCGATTATATCAGTGTCAACTTTGTAGAACGTATTTTCGATAATCCGACGCTCTACTCGGGCGTTGAGAACCTTATGGGAGTGTATGGATATGCCTTACAAATCTATTGTGACTTCTCAGGATATAGTGACATGGCTATCGGCATTGCCTTATTGCTGGGATTTCATTTCAATCTGAACTTTAATTCTCCTTATAAGTCGGCCTCCATTACAGAATTTTGGCGTCGCTGGCATATCTCTTTATCCAGTTGGCTGAAAGACTATTTGTATATATCATTGGGAGGCAACCGAAAAGGAAAATTCCGTCAGTATCTGAACCTGATAATCACCATGTTTTTGGGTGGATTATGGCATGGGGCTTCCTGGAACTTCGTTCTTTGGGGAACATTTCATGGCATTGCTCTGGCTTTGCATAAAATGTGGATGTCAATCACCGGACGTAAGAAAGGAGAACAGAGTCATGGCTGGCGTCGTGTCTTCGGGGTGATTATTACCTTCCATTTTGTTTGTTTCTGCTGGATCTTCTTCCGTAATGCAGATTTCCAAAATTCAATGGATATGTTAAAACAGATAGTTACTACCTTCCGTCCGCAACTATTCCCGCAACTGCTGGAAGGTTATTGGAAAGTCTTTGCATTAATGTTACTCGGATTCCTGCTTCATTTTGCTCCTGATAGTTGGGAGGATGCAGTCTGTCGAGGTGTTATTCGCCTGCCGTTTGTGGGAAAGGCATTGATGTTGGTAGTGTTGATTTATGTAGTTATTCAAATGAAAAGCTCGGAGATTCAGCCGTTCATTTATTTCCAGTTTTGA